In a genomic window of Corynebacterium coyleae:
- the lysS gene encoding lysine--tRNA ligase produces MSTQDLSEQQQIRREKRQRLIGEGRDAYPVEVDRTTSLKDLRAKYQVVEEGEGDGVTRLEAGQETQDVVAVAGRIMFQRNTGKLCFATLQEGDGTQLQVMLSLAEVGEEALAQWKADTDLGDIVSVRGRIIASRRGELSVQAQSWHMASKALSPLPVAFADMNEEQRVRRRYTDLIMREDARKNAMTRIKVMAAVRKYLTGLDFVEIETPMLQTLHGGAAARPFVTHSNALDIDLYLRIAPELYLKRAVVGGLERVFEINKNFRNEGVDSSHSPEFTMLETYQAWGTYKDGAETMKGLVQFCAQEVFGSQKVTLADGTEYDFGGEWKVLEMYPSLNEALQRKFPGQPEVTIDSSVEELKGIAETIGLKVPENAGWLHGKLVEEIWEELCSDQLYEPTFVINFPVETSPLTRDHREQPGVTEKFDLYVRGFELATGYSELIDPVIQRERFEDQARLAAHGDDEAMVLDEDFLAAMEQGMPPTAGCGMGVDRLLMALTGLGIRETVLFPMVKPEA; encoded by the coding sequence GTGAGTACGCAGGATCTTTCAGAGCAGCAGCAAATCCGCCGGGAGAAGAGGCAACGGCTTATCGGCGAGGGCCGTGATGCCTACCCCGTCGAAGTTGACCGTACGACCTCGCTGAAGGACCTGCGGGCGAAGTACCAGGTCGTTGAAGAGGGCGAAGGCGACGGTGTGACCCGCCTTGAGGCCGGCCAGGAAACCCAGGATGTGGTGGCCGTCGCCGGCCGCATCATGTTCCAGCGCAACACCGGCAAGCTCTGCTTTGCCACCTTGCAGGAGGGTGACGGCACCCAGTTGCAGGTCATGTTGTCGCTGGCAGAGGTGGGCGAGGAAGCCCTCGCGCAGTGGAAGGCTGACACGGACCTGGGTGACATTGTCTCGGTTCGTGGGCGCATCATTGCTTCTCGACGAGGCGAGCTCTCCGTCCAGGCACAGTCCTGGCACATGGCCTCGAAGGCCTTGAGCCCGCTTCCGGTCGCGTTTGCGGACATGAACGAGGAGCAGCGCGTCCGTCGCCGTTACACGGATCTGATCATGCGCGAGGACGCACGCAAGAACGCTATGACCCGCATCAAGGTCATGGCCGCGGTGCGTAAGTACCTGACGGGCCTGGACTTTGTGGAGATTGAGACGCCGATGCTGCAGACGCTGCACGGCGGTGCTGCGGCGCGTCCGTTTGTCACCCACTCCAACGCGCTGGACATTGACCTCTACCTGCGCATCGCGCCGGAGCTCTACCTGAAGAGGGCCGTTGTTGGTGGCCTGGAGCGCGTCTTTGAGATCAACAAGAACTTCCGCAACGAGGGCGTGGATTCGTCCCACTCGCCGGAGTTCACCATGTTGGAGACCTACCAGGCGTGGGGTACCTACAAGGACGGCGCCGAAACCATGAAGGGCCTCGTCCAGTTCTGTGCCCAGGAAGTCTTCGGCTCCCAGAAGGTCACGTTGGCTGACGGCACCGAGTACGACTTTGGCGGCGAGTGGAAGGTACTGGAGATGTACCCGTCGCTCAACGAGGCGCTGCAGCGTAAGTTCCCGGGCCAGCCTGAGGTGACCATCGATTCCTCCGTGGAGGAACTCAAGGGCATCGCCGAGACTATCGGTCTGAAGGTTCCGGAGAATGCAGGCTGGCTGCACGGCAAGCTTGTGGAGGAAATCTGGGAGGAGCTCTGCTCCGACCAGCTCTACGAGCCGACCTTTGTCATCAACTTCCCGGTGGAGACCTCCCCGCTGACCCGCGACCACCGCGAGCAGCCGGGTGTGACCGAGAAGTTCGACCTCTACGTCCGCGGTTTCGAGTTGGCCACCGGCTACTCCGAGCTCATCGACCCCGTGATCCAGCGCGAGCGCTTCGAAGACCAGGCCCGCCTGGCGGCGCATGGTGACGACGAGGCCATGGTGCTCGACGAGGACTTCCTCGCCGCTATGGAGCAGGGCATGCCGCCGACAGCAGGTTGCGGCATGGGCGTGGACCGCCTGCTCATGGCCCTGACCGGGCTGGGTATCCGCGAGACCGTCCTGTTCCCGATGGTGAAGCCGGAGGCTTAG